A part of Phoenix dactylifera cultivar Barhee BC4 chromosome 2, palm_55x_up_171113_PBpolish2nd_filt_p, whole genome shotgun sequence genomic DNA contains:
- the LOC103710796 gene encoding dol-P-Man:Man(7)GlcNAc(2)-PP-Dol alpha-1,6-mannosyltransferase-like isoform X1 encodes MRNLPDFFVTTVTFLTLLPLFLNPNIRLNRSINPSFPLGFGCSRKREFVAGWDGMLGKIAAFYVIMVRCTKVEESFNVQAMHDMLYHHHHIENQYDYLDFPGVIPRTFMGKFSMLLAMRYCIYGGIM; translated from the exons ATGAGAAATCTTCCGGATTTCTTCGTAACCACGGTGACATTTCTTACCCTTCTTCCCCTTTTCTTGAATCCAAATATCCGTCTGAATCGATCGATCAATCCATCGTTCCCATTAGGGTTTGGTTGCTCACGGAAGCGTGAATTCGTTGCAGGTTGGGATGGGATGCTGGGAAAGATCGCCGCGTTCTATGTAATCATGGTTCGCTGCACCAAGGTAGAAGAAAGCTTCAACGTTCAG gCAATGCACGATATGCTTTACCACCATCATCACATTGAGAAT CAATACGACTATTTGGATTTTCCTGGTGTCATTCCTCGCACTTTTATGGGTAAATTTTCTATGCTTTTAGCAATGCGGTATTGCATTTATGGAGGTATAATGTAG
- the LOC103710798 gene encoding probable WRKY transcription factor 12 isoform X4 yields the protein MEGNRGVGASRSYVLEVPPLSSPLTMHQMEFGQAEENLQGLGFMVPSHGISFPPSTAGLPFDNPTAVNSEKPASKPWSNEEVGTSDPKVGNDQNSSGRDGADSWWKSASSEKSKVKVRRKMREPRFCFQTRSDVDVLDDGYKWRKYGQKVVKNSLHPSYYRCTHSNCRVKKRVERLSEDCRMVITTYEGRHTHSPCDDANSSEHEYFNSF from the exons ATGGAAGGAAACCGAGGAGTTGGTGCTTCACGCTCTTATGTTCTGGAGGTCCCTCCTCTCTCAAGCCCCCTTACCATGCATCAAATGGAATTTGGGCAAGCAGAAGAGAACCTCCAAGGTTTAGGCTTCATGGTGCCATCACATGGCATCTCGTTTCCGCCTTCGACCGCCGGTCTTCCCTTTGATAACCCCACCGCCGTCAACAGCGAGAAGCCTGCTTCCAAGCCTTGGAGCAACGAGGAG GTGGGGACCTCGGATCCCAAAGTTGGCAATGATCAAAATAGCTCTGGTAGAGATGGTGCTGATTCATG GTGGAAGAGCGCATCATCAGAGAAGAGCAAGGTGAAGGTGAGGAGAAAGATGAGAGAACCCAGGTTCTGCTTCCAAACTAGAAGCGACGTGGATGTCCTAGATGACGGCTACAAATGGAGGAAATATGGACAGAAGGTTGTGAAGAATAGCCTCCATCCAAG TTATTATCGTTGCACCCATAGCAATTGTCGAGTGAAGAAAAGAGTTGAACGATTATCAGAGGATTGTCGTATGGTGATCACCACATATGAGGGCAGACACACACATTCTCCATGTGATGATGCAAACTCATCTGAGCATGAATACTTCAACTCATTTTGA
- the LOC103710798 gene encoding probable WRKY transcription factor 12 isoform X3 codes for MEGNRGVGASRSYVLEVPPLSSPLTMHQMEFGQAEENLQGLGFMVPSHGISFPPSTAGLPFDNPTAVNSEKPASKPWSNEEVGTSDPKVGNDQNSSGRDGADSCRWKSASSEKSKVKVRRKMREPRFCFQTRSDVDVLDDGYKWRKYGQKVVKNSLHPSYYRCTHSNCRVKKRVERLSEDCRMVITTYEGRHTHSPCDDANSSEHEYFNSF; via the exons ATGGAAGGAAACCGAGGAGTTGGTGCTTCACGCTCTTATGTTCTGGAGGTCCCTCCTCTCTCAAGCCCCCTTACCATGCATCAAATGGAATTTGGGCAAGCAGAAGAGAACCTCCAAGGTTTAGGCTTCATGGTGCCATCACATGGCATCTCGTTTCCGCCTTCGACCGCCGGTCTTCCCTTTGATAACCCCACCGCCGTCAACAGCGAGAAGCCTGCTTCCAAGCCTTGGAGCAACGAGGAG GTGGGGACCTCGGATCCCAAAGTTGGCAATGATCAAAATAGCTCTGGTAGAGATGGTGCTGATTCATG TAGGTGGAAGAGCGCATCATCAGAGAAGAGCAAGGTGAAGGTGAGGAGAAAGATGAGAGAACCCAGGTTCTGCTTCCAAACTAGAAGCGACGTGGATGTCCTAGATGACGGCTACAAATGGAGGAAATATGGACAGAAGGTTGTGAAGAATAGCCTCCATCCAAG TTATTATCGTTGCACCCATAGCAATTGTCGAGTGAAGAAAAGAGTTGAACGATTATCAGAGGATTGTCGTATGGTGATCACCACATATGAGGGCAGACACACACATTCTCCATGTGATGATGCAAACTCATCTGAGCATGAATACTTCAACTCATTTTGA
- the LOC103710798 gene encoding probable WRKY transcription factor 12 isoform X2 → MEGNRGVGASRSYVLEVPPLSSPLTMHQMEFGQAEENLQGLGFMVPSHGISFPPSTAGLPFDNPTAVNSEKPASKPWSNEEVGTSDPKVGNDQNSSGRDGADSWWKSASSEKSKVKVRRKMREPRFCFQTRSDVDVLDDGYKWRKYGQKVVKNSLHPRSYYRCTHSNCRVKKRVERLSEDCRMVITTYEGRHTHSPCDDANSSEHEYFNSF, encoded by the exons ATGGAAGGAAACCGAGGAGTTGGTGCTTCACGCTCTTATGTTCTGGAGGTCCCTCCTCTCTCAAGCCCCCTTACCATGCATCAAATGGAATTTGGGCAAGCAGAAGAGAACCTCCAAGGTTTAGGCTTCATGGTGCCATCACATGGCATCTCGTTTCCGCCTTCGACCGCCGGTCTTCCCTTTGATAACCCCACCGCCGTCAACAGCGAGAAGCCTGCTTCCAAGCCTTGGAGCAACGAGGAG GTGGGGACCTCGGATCCCAAAGTTGGCAATGATCAAAATAGCTCTGGTAGAGATGGTGCTGATTCATG GTGGAAGAGCGCATCATCAGAGAAGAGCAAGGTGAAGGTGAGGAGAAAGATGAGAGAACCCAGGTTCTGCTTCCAAACTAGAAGCGACGTGGATGTCCTAGATGACGGCTACAAATGGAGGAAATATGGACAGAAGGTTGTGAAGAATAGCCTCCATCCAAG AAGTTATTATCGTTGCACCCATAGCAATTGTCGAGTGAAGAAAAGAGTTGAACGATTATCAGAGGATTGTCGTATGGTGATCACCACATATGAGGGCAGACACACACATTCTCCATGTGATGATGCAAACTCATCTGAGCATGAATACTTCAACTCATTTTGA
- the LOC103710798 gene encoding probable WRKY transcription factor 12 isoform X1, giving the protein MEGNRGVGASRSYVLEVPPLSSPLTMHQMEFGQAEENLQGLGFMVPSHGISFPPSTAGLPFDNPTAVNSEKPASKPWSNEEVGTSDPKVGNDQNSSGRDGADSCRWKSASSEKSKVKVRRKMREPRFCFQTRSDVDVLDDGYKWRKYGQKVVKNSLHPRSYYRCTHSNCRVKKRVERLSEDCRMVITTYEGRHTHSPCDDANSSEHEYFNSF; this is encoded by the exons ATGGAAGGAAACCGAGGAGTTGGTGCTTCACGCTCTTATGTTCTGGAGGTCCCTCCTCTCTCAAGCCCCCTTACCATGCATCAAATGGAATTTGGGCAAGCAGAAGAGAACCTCCAAGGTTTAGGCTTCATGGTGCCATCACATGGCATCTCGTTTCCGCCTTCGACCGCCGGTCTTCCCTTTGATAACCCCACCGCCGTCAACAGCGAGAAGCCTGCTTCCAAGCCTTGGAGCAACGAGGAG GTGGGGACCTCGGATCCCAAAGTTGGCAATGATCAAAATAGCTCTGGTAGAGATGGTGCTGATTCATG TAGGTGGAAGAGCGCATCATCAGAGAAGAGCAAGGTGAAGGTGAGGAGAAAGATGAGAGAACCCAGGTTCTGCTTCCAAACTAGAAGCGACGTGGATGTCCTAGATGACGGCTACAAATGGAGGAAATATGGACAGAAGGTTGTGAAGAATAGCCTCCATCCAAG AAGTTATTATCGTTGCACCCATAGCAATTGTCGAGTGAAGAAAAGAGTTGAACGATTATCAGAGGATTGTCGTATGGTGATCACCACATATGAGGGCAGACACACACATTCTCCATGTGATGATGCAAACTCATCTGAGCATGAATACTTCAACTCATTTTGA